TAGTTTGCAAGTAAGTTCCTAATTCCTCACTCTTATGTGTACCCTTTGCTCGATGGCGGCACGGTTTCAGCGTGCTGATGGAGAGGCTTTGTCTCGGTTCAACGTGGCTCAGTTTTCAGCAGCATTGCACCCTTCGCAAAACGGACGCAGTGCTGCTGAAGCCCTCCCTAAACCAGAAGCCTCCTCCAAACGCGCAAGCACGCGATTCTCCCAGCCAATTTACGCATCTAAAACCATCCTGCTCTCGCCCTTGAAAGCCCAATCTGGAGATAGTCAACCATGAAACTTTACCTGCTAAATGTCCAGTCCTACGAACATCTGCTGAACGCAACCAGGACTGCCAAACGGCAAACAAACGCGCACCGCTGGCTGAAGACCGTTGGGCGGGCGATCGCCCAGACCTTTTCCCACAGCCATGATCCCAAGATATGTAAGATCTGTACCGTTGAGACACGCGCTGGGCAAACAATCTGGCAAGTTTACGATCCAATCACCAACCACAGAATCCGGTTCGATATCGAAGCCGAGGTGCGAATTTGGTTGGATCAGCGCTTCCGGACTTAGCCCCTGCACGAGATGGTGTTCTTGCAACGTGCGATCGCACTGCCCCCAATCGCGCAGATTGAAAAATCTCAAGACTAGGACAATGCTCGCAAAGAATTGACTACCATCGATTCTAGCCACTTTAAGAACACCCAAATCTCCACACGGGTTGCGTAGCTGTCTGCATCGTTCTACATCATTCTGCATCATTATTCCACATCATTAGGACTTACGCAGTTGGACGATTTCTCGTGGGTGCAGCCCACGAGAAATCGTCCAAAACCCAGACAACTTATCGCAAGTGCGTAAGTCCTGATCATTTTGGATCAAGTCATCTCTTCAGGTCTTTAGAACTTCGGAGGCAAGTTCGATGAACCGGATCAAACTCTTTCGCGCCATGCTGTTTGTTGCAACGCTCATTCTTGCACTGAGCTTTCCTGTCCACGGAACGGGTGCAGGAACGGCGATCGCCCATACAGAACACCTCATCCAGGAACCAATCGCAATCGCCCCCCCATCCCCCACGGCTCCCCTATTTGACAATTTGGGCAATCACCATCATCCCGTGTCTACCCGCAATCCCCTGGCACAGCGCTATTTTGACCAGGGACTCATTCTGGCCTACGGATTCAACCATGCCGAGGCGCTGCGATCCTTTCAGCAGGCTGCCGAACTCGACCCCACCTGCGCCCTCTGCTACTGGGGCATGGCCTACGTGCTGGGGCCCAATATCAACGCCGCGATGGAAGATAGCGACGTGCCGACGGCCTGGGCGGCTATTCAAAAAGCCGTGCAACTGGGGGGCAATGCGAGCGATCGCGAACGCGCCTATATCCACGCCCTCGCCACCCGCTATGCGCCAGAACCCGTAGAAGACCGCACCGAACTCAACCGGGCCTATGCCAACGCCATGCGCGATGTGGCGCAGCGCTATCCCAATGACCCAGACGCGGGCACGCTGTTTGCCGAAGCGCTGATGGACACGACTCCCTGGGACTATTGGGACGAGTCGGGCAATCCCACCGATGCAGGCGCAGAAATTATCGCCACGCTGGAATCGGTGCTGGAGCGGTTCCCCAACCACGTCGGCGCATTGCACCTCTACATTCACGCAGTGGAGGCGCAGCGGCCAGAACTGGCAGCCGACGTAGCAGATCGCCTGCGGGATTTGAATATCCAAACCAGCCACCTGCTCCACATGCCTGCTCACATCTACCTGCGGGTGGGGCGCTATCACGATGCGGTGGTGGCCAATCAGCAGGCTACTGCCAACGACCGGGAATATACCCAGGCGCATCACCCCGACGGCATTTTCCGCATTGCCTACATGCCACACAATCACCATTTCCTCTGGTATGCGGCGATGATGGCTGGTCAGCGGCGAGAGGCGGTGGAGGCGGCGCGAAACACGGCCCATCTAGTGGAGCGATCGCTCTGGAAAGAACCGGGTTACGGTACGCTGCAACACTACGCCGTGATTCCGCTCTATACCTACGTCAAGTTTGGCCTGTGGGATGACATTCTGGCAGAACCCAAGCCAGAGGCGGATCTGGTCTATCCAACGGGCGTGTGGCACTTTGCACGAGGCATGGCGCTGGCCGCGAAGGGCGAGGGGCAAGCAGCCGCGCAAGAACTGAAAGCACTGAAGGCGATCGCCGCTGACCCAGCCCTGGACGGGGTGACCATTTGGGACATCAACTCGACGGCAGATTTGCTGAAGATTGGCGTGGAGGTGCTGTCGGGCGAACTGGCCGCCAAGCGGGGCGATGTTTACGGGGCGATCGCCCATCTAGAAGCGGGCGTGGCGCTACAAGACCAGCTCAACTATGACGAACCCGCGCCCTGGTATTCGCCCGTGCGCCAAAACCTGGGAGCGATGCTACTGCAAGCGGGCCGCCCTGCGGAGGCAGAGCAGGTGTTCCGCGATGACCTGGCGATTTATCCCAACAACGGCTGGTCGCTCTATGGCCTGGCGCAAAGCCTGGAGGCTCAGGGCAAAACAGACGAAGCCCGACAGGCCCGCGCCCAGTTTCGCTCGGCATGGCAACACGCTGATGTGACGCTGACCGCTGCCCGGTTCTAGCTGGATTTGCGATTTTAGATTCGTGATTTTGGATTCGTGATTTTGGATGCCTGGTCAAGCCTCTGCGAGGCTTCTGTCCCTTGCACGCGCAGCGCCCCTTCAGAAGACTGCCACCTGGAAGCTGCCATCTAGAAACTGCCATCTGGAGGAAGTGCAAGGGCAGCTTTGGGAACCGCTAACGGGTTGCGCCGATCAGGTTGGAGGACTTGATTTCTCTGGCGGGAATGCCCACTACCGTCGCACCGGGGCGAATGTCTTTCGTGACTACGGCATTGGCTCCGATGCGAGCGCGATCGCCAATCGTCACCGGCCGGATAATCTTTGCGCCCGCGCCAATATCCACCCCGTTGCCCACCTTCACCCCTGCCACCAGCGTCACTTGCTGCAAAATCAGGCAGTTTGCACCCACCTCTGCATCGGGATGAATAATCACGCCGTTGGGATGCGTCAGCAGCAGCCCACCACCCAGCTTGCAGGTGAGGTGAATTTCCGAAGCAGACACCACGCTCCAAAAGCGGTAGTGCAGCACAGCGACCTTGCTGCCCAATAGCCCCAGCAATCCACCGCGTCGCTTCCAGGTTTGATAGCGACGAATAGAGCGCAAAAGCTGCCGACCGGGGTCCCACCAGCGTTTTAGCTGCTCTCGACTCCAGTCGGGCTGGGCAATGGTTAACTCTGCATCCCTGAATTCGTTCCTGAATTCGTCCATGAATTGAACGGTTCCCCTTGACGCAACGTTCTGGTAGCGGCTGGCGAGCGATCGCCGATCGAGGGTAGCTCCCCTCAGCATCCGTTGACGCTCCCTTACAGCGTAGAAACACTGAGACGCAAAGATACTACCACAGTTCAATCGGGGGAACCGTTTTCCCTGCAACTCCTGTGCAACGACCTTTTCCCAAGAACAGCTGCTATTCCGCCAGTTGTTTGAAGATATCCTGCATTTTAGGAATGCCCTGCGCGTCAAAGCTAATGGAGTTGGTATTGAGTGCAGCCATTTGGGGTCGTTTTCCTAGTCTGCTGTGGATTTGGCTGGATGGGGGAAATAGCGGAAGAGAGT
The Thermoleptolyngbya sichuanensis A183 DNA segment above includes these coding regions:
- a CDS encoding tetratricopeptide repeat protein yields the protein MNRIKLFRAMLFVATLILALSFPVHGTGAGTAIAHTEHLIQEPIAIAPPSPTAPLFDNLGNHHHPVSTRNPLAQRYFDQGLILAYGFNHAEALRSFQQAAELDPTCALCYWGMAYVLGPNINAAMEDSDVPTAWAAIQKAVQLGGNASDRERAYIHALATRYAPEPVEDRTELNRAYANAMRDVAQRYPNDPDAGTLFAEALMDTTPWDYWDESGNPTDAGAEIIATLESVLERFPNHVGALHLYIHAVEAQRPELAADVADRLRDLNIQTSHLLHMPAHIYLRVGRYHDAVVANQQATANDREYTQAHHPDGIFRIAYMPHNHHFLWYAAMMAGQRREAVEAARNTAHLVERSLWKEPGYGTLQHYAVIPLYTYVKFGLWDDILAEPKPEADLVYPTGVWHFARGMALAAKGEGQAAAQELKALKAIAADPALDGVTIWDINSTADLLKIGVEVLSGELAAKRGDVYGAIAHLEAGVALQDQLNYDEPAPWYSPVRQNLGAMLLQAGRPAEAEQVFRDDLAIYPNNGWSLYGLAQSLEAQGKTDEARQARAQFRSAWQHADVTLTAARF
- a CDS encoding serine O-acetyltransferase, producing MDEFRNEFRDAELTIAQPDWSREQLKRWWDPGRQLLRSIRRYQTWKRRGGLLGLLGSKVAVLHYRFWSVVSASEIHLTCKLGGGLLLTHPNGVIIHPDAEVGANCLILQQVTLVAGVKVGNGVDIGAGAKIIRPVTIGDRARIGANAVVTKDIRPGATVVGIPAREIKSSNLIGATR